From the Solanum lycopersicum chromosome 10, SLM_r2.1 genome, one window contains:
- the LOC138339132 gene encoding uncharacterized protein, whose translation MVDDNSTTERVEASEGGQLHSNLILRLERKISQLEEEVANMRDLAKLSISLGTQFGENTDNPPNQTATPDNPPIHISPPEPIRPNAFPPPHAQNTQFPFHHYYQHTKPTVPETTPNTNIPHTFGNNNPNPIYVETAPLTHDLHESESHQKDILIKTLTERLDNLTNRVQHVVGNKRLGGLGYEDLCMHPDVELPEGYKLPKFETFNGIGDPKAHLRMYCDKLVGVGRDEKILMKLFMRSLTGEALSWYIEQDSRKWIKWVDMATDFMNRFGFNIENAPDWFYIQNLKKKPSESFREYAIRWRSEAARARPPMEESQMKDYFIRAQEPQYYDRMMLVAEKSFAEIIKLGERIEEGIKNGTIINLEALQATNKALQSGGMTESRKKTGSVMMAHGTRTPLRHKTTNPPPSPYPHTPYLHTPYPQHPSAPPPISPQPMPIYYQNAPPQYLHASYPVYNVQPTHFQTPPPTQTPNYRNRPSYERRPTKTYTPLAEPIAQLYERLKQAGYVSPIPALPVDVRAKWYDPNKVCAYHSGMKGHTTEVCRALKDKVQMLIDTKTIQLKDPTPNVANNPLPNHQVNMVEAGDVWDWEESIWAVETEEAMPTTAQAPLIVQGLAPFEVEVAAPRPPFAVYKASSLTQCDTHAVPWDYNKRETNVEETDVATRVTRSGRIYTSENLVQGSSSKSKAPIVELEDQSIWKKVKAKEYSVIEQLSKTPSQISILELLQSSETHRDALLKILGEAYVPSNITHGEVSQMVGQVFEAYKISFHKDELPIEGTTHNKALYISVQYQDKVINKALVDAGSGLNICPLSTLTRLGVDSAKIQTWKMNVRAFDGSQRGTIGEITLDMLIGPVTFPIAFQILDIPSSFNLLLGRPWIHMAGAVPSTLHQCLKFEWDYEEVVVHGEKGHPVYTIEGRENRDGEMYHTVELVGNIELQPWFSQKIIDMMAWFGFELGKGLGAKLQGIVEPIQPVRHSTTFGLGYKYTTEE comes from the coding sequence ATGGTTGACGACAACAGCACCACTGAAAGGGTAGAAGCTTCTGAGGGAGGACAACTTCATAGTAATCTTATCCTAAGACTCGAGCGCAAGATTTCACAGTTGGAAGAAGAGGTAGCCAACATGCGTGATTTGGCCAAGTTGTCTATCTCTCTTGGAACCCAATTTGGAGAAAACACAGACAATCCTCCTAATCAAACAGCCACGCCAGACAATCCTCCGATCCATATATCCCCACCTGAACCCATTCGTCCAAATGCCTTTCCACCACCCCACGCACAAAATACCCAATTTCCATTTCACCACTATTACCAACATACCAAACCAACTGTCCCAGAAACAACCCCAAACACAAATATCCCACATACTTTTGGGAACAACAATCCCAATCCCATATACGTTGAAACTGCCCCTCTGACTCATGACCTCCATGAGTCAGAATCCCATCAGAAAGACATCTTAATAAAAACCCTGACTGAGAGATTAGACAACTTGACCAACAGGGTACAACACGTGGTAGGAAACAAAAGGTTGGGAGGATTGGGCTATGAGGATCTGTGCATGCATCCTGATGTGGAACTGCCCGAAGGATACAAGCTTCCGAAGTTTGAGACGTTCAATGGCATTGGGGATCCCAAAGCCCACCTACGAATGTATTGCGACAAACTTGTAGGGGTGGGGAGAGATGAGAAGATACTCATGAAGTTGTTCATGAGGAGTCTTACTGGGGAGGCCCTATCATGGTACATTGAGCAAGACTCGCGGAAATGGATAAAATGGGTTGATATGGCAACTGACTTCATGAATAGGTTTGGTTTCAATATTGAAAATGCGCCTGATTGGTTTTACATTCAGAACCTAAAGAAGAAACCGAGTGAATCCTTCAGAGAATATGCCATAAGATGGAGGTCTGAGGCGGCTAGGGCCAGACCCCCTATGGAAGAATCTCAAATGAAAGACTATTTCATCCGTGCCCAAGAACCACAATACTATGACCGAATGATGCTGGTGGCTGAAAAGAGTTTCGCTGAAATCATCAAACTAGGCGAAAGAATTGAAGAAGGCATAAAGAATGGGACTATCATCAACTTGGAGGCTTTACAAGCAACCAACAAGGCTCTGCAATCTGGTGGAATGACAGAGAGTCGAAAGAAAACAGGTTCTGTAATGATGGCTCATGGAACTAGGACCCCTTTGAGGCACAAGACAACAAACCCACCACCATCCCCATACCCTCACACCCCATACCTTCACACCCCATACCCTCAACATCCCTCAGCTCCACCCCCTATATCTCCCCAACCCATGCCAATATATTACCAAAATGCTCCTCCTCAATATTTGCATGCCTCATATCCTGTCTATAATGTTCAACCAACACACTTCCAAACTCCACCACCCACTCAAACACCAAATTACCGAAACAGACCTTCCTATGAAAGAAGACCTACAAAAACCTATACCCCTTTGGCTGAACCCATAGCACAACTTTATGAGAGACTGAAACAAGCTGGGTACGTCTCTCCAATTCCTGCATTACCTGTGGACGTTCGCGCGAAATGGTACGACCCTAACAAGGTCTGCGCCTACCATTCTGGGATGAAGGGCCACACCACCGAAGTTTGCAGAGCCCTTAAGGATAAGGTTCAAATGTTGATTGATACAAAGACCATCCAACTGAAGGATCCTACACCGAATGTTGCGAATAATCCTCTCCCTAACCATCAAGTCAACATGGTGGAAGCTGGTGATGTCTGGGATTGGGAAGAATCTATCTGGGCCGTCGAAACAGAGGAAGCCATGCCTACCACTGCCCAGGCACCACTAATAGTGCAAGGACTCGCCCCATTTGAAGTAGAAGTTGCTGCACCCAGACCACCATTCGCTGTCTATAAGGCATCCTCCCTAACACAATGTGACACACATGCTGTACCTTGGGATTACAACAAAAGAGAAACAAATGTGGAAGAGACAGATGTTGCAACAAGGGTCACCAGATCTGGAAGAATTTACACTTCTGAAAATTTGGTTCAGGGAAGCTCTAGCAAATCCAAAGCGCCAATCGTAGAGCTCGAGGATCAAAGTATTTGGAAAAAGGTTAAAGCTAAAGAATACTCTGTCATTGAGCAGCTGAGTAAAACCCCTTCCCAAATATCAATTCTGGAGTTACTACAATCTTCCGAAACTCATCGAGATGCCCTTCTAAAGATCCTTGGTGAAGCTTATGTCCCGTCCAACATCACTCATGGAGAGGTATCCCAAATGGTGGGGCAGGTGTTTGAGGCTTACAAAATATCTTTTCACAAAGATGAACTGCCAATCGAAGGAACAACTCACAATAAAGCTTTGTACATTTCGGTTCAGTATCAGGATAAGGTGATAAACAAAGCATTAGTTGATGCAGGTTCAGGTTTAAACATTTGCCCTCTGAGCACACTGACGAGGCTGGGTGTGGATAGTGCAAAAATTCAGACATGGAAGATGAATGTGAGGGCATTTGACGGCTCTCAGAGAGGCACTATTGGGGAGATAACCTTGGACATGCTCATTGGTCCTGTCACTTTCCCCatagctttccaaattttggaCATCCCTTCATCGTTCAACTTATTATTGGGTCGTCCATGGATTCATATGGCTGGAGCGGTTCCATCTACTCTTCACCAATGCCTGAAGTTTGAATGGGATTATGAAGAGGTTGTGGTCCATGGGGAAAAAGGGCATCCTGTATACACGATTGAAGGAAGAGAGAATAGGGATGGCGAAATGTACCATACAGTGGAGCTTGTTGGTAATATTGAGTTGCAACCTTGGTTCAGCCAAAAAATCATAGATATGATGGCCTGGTTCGGTTTCGAGCTTGGGAAAGGTTTGGGGGCTAAATTACAAGGGATAGTCGAACCTATACAGCCTGTTCGACATTCCACCACTTTTGGTTTGGGTTATAAATACACCACCGAAGAATAG